Proteins co-encoded in one Waddlia chondrophila WSU 86-1044 genomic window:
- a CDS encoding YbhB/YbcL family Raf kinase inhibitor-like protein: MNRLKITSPAFENEAPIPKKYTGEGENLSPQLNIEGTPIHVLSLAIIVDDPDAPLGDFVHWVAWNLDPDLKTIKEGIKPENEGLNDFGDIGYKGPYPPKGRRHRYFFKIFALDKILTLPQKALKADLQKAMEGHILAQGELIGTYERILT, encoded by the coding sequence GTGAACAGATTGAAAATAACAAGCCCAGCTTTTGAGAACGAAGCTCCCATTCCCAAAAAATATACAGGTGAGGGAGAAAACCTTTCACCTCAGTTGAATATCGAAGGCACTCCCATCCATGTACTAAGCCTTGCGATCATTGTCGATGACCCTGATGCTCCTCTTGGAGACTTTGTGCATTGGGTTGCCTGGAATTTGGATCCGGACCTGAAAACAATTAAAGAGGGGATAAAGCCTGAAAACGAAGGATTAAACGACTTTGGAGATATTGGCTACAAAGGTCCCTATCCTCCTAAAGGAAGACGGCATCGATATTTTTTCAAGATTTTCGCACTCGATAAAATTCTTACACTACCCCAAAAAGCACTCAAAGCCGATCTCCAGAAAGCGATGGAAGGGCATATCTTAGCACAAGGGGAGCTCATTGGAACGTATGAGCGTATACTGACTTAA
- a CDS encoding 3-deoxy-D-manno-octulosonic acid transferase: MYDILLCLVSLIALPKLLYQMAFHKKYRNSLKQRLGIGFPEIEKGNKKLIWVHAVSMGEAKAVAALARELKKRSDNDAILLFSTVTETGLAEGEKELPEADYHVFLPLDFSWIIRPIIRRVRPDQVIVCETDYWYNFLSSSKNAGARLSVVNGKISERSMHRLLKFPKFTKRLFCLIDKFCVQSHHYRERFLKLGIPEEKIVITGNIKFDNSFPKLTEEELVEWKSKFGIRPEDHVLVAGSTHDPEERIILDACFEVWKDDPHLKILIVPRHPERFNEVAQLLKKRGVEFSRYSEGVSHEAPVILVDAMGVLLQCYQAATLAIVAGSFTPKVGGHNIVEPCWYGVPVLFGPYLYSQPELLELVQEYGAGVQVEPEHLSDEIKGLLSEPKRRKALGAAGIHLADSLQGATERTLVEIA; the protein is encoded by the coding sequence ATGTATGACATTCTTTTGTGTTTAGTTTCCTTGATTGCGCTGCCAAAACTCCTTTATCAGATGGCGTTTCATAAGAAATACCGCAATAGCCTCAAGCAGCGTTTAGGAATAGGATTTCCGGAAATCGAGAAGGGAAATAAAAAACTTATCTGGGTACATGCCGTTTCAATGGGAGAAGCAAAAGCGGTTGCAGCTCTGGCAAGAGAACTGAAAAAGCGTTCGGATAATGATGCCATCCTCCTTTTTTCCACCGTGACAGAAACAGGTTTGGCAGAGGGGGAAAAGGAGCTGCCGGAAGCTGATTATCACGTTTTTTTGCCCTTAGACTTCAGTTGGATCATCAGACCAATCATTAGGAGAGTTCGACCAGATCAAGTGATTGTATGCGAAACGGATTACTGGTATAACTTTTTGAGTTCCTCAAAAAATGCAGGCGCCCGCCTTTCCGTTGTAAATGGGAAAATCTCCGAACGTTCAATGCATCGCCTTCTTAAATTTCCAAAATTTACAAAGAGACTCTTTTGTCTCATCGATAAGTTCTGCGTGCAAAGCCACCACTATCGAGAGCGTTTTTTGAAATTAGGTATCCCTGAAGAAAAGATCGTCATTACTGGTAACATTAAGTTCGACAACAGTTTTCCAAAACTGACAGAAGAGGAACTTGTTGAATGGAAGAGCAAGTTTGGCATCCGTCCGGAAGATCATGTGCTTGTGGCTGGCTCAACGCATGACCCTGAAGAAAGAATCATCTTAGACGCATGCTTTGAGGTGTGGAAAGACGATCCACATCTTAAAATATTGATCGTCCCGCGCCACCCAGAGAGGTTTAATGAAGTTGCCCAGCTGCTCAAGAAAAGGGGAGTGGAGTTTTCCCGCTATAGTGAGGGAGTAAGCCATGAAGCACCTGTCATCCTTGTCGATGCGATGGGGGTACTGCTGCAATGCTATCAAGCAGCCACCTTGGCAATTGTTGCCGGAAGTTTTACTCCCAAAGTCGGAGGGCATAATATTGTCGAGCCGTGTTGGTACGGGGTACCGGTCCTTTTCGGTCCCTATCTGTATTCCCAGCCGGAATTGCTTGAATTAGTTCAGGAGTATGGGGCGGGTGTTCAGGTTGAGCCTGAGCATTTGTCTGATGAGATCAAAGGTTTGTTATCGGAGCCTAAGAGACGAAAGGCTTTGGGTGCTGCAGGAATCCATCTTGCAGACAGTTTGCAAGGCGCCACCGAAAGAACGCTTGTAGAGATTGCCTAG
- a CDS encoding peptidylprolyl isomerase, whose product MQRISYLLAIAIVTASAFILFSNKELHSMDISSDTETKTVKLQTSLGDITLELYPDKAPVTVKNFLQYVDSGHYDGTIFHRVIDGFMIQGGGYTENLTQKPTKEPIANEANNGLKNKRGTIAMARTNVVDSATSQFFINVVDNSFLDFKGENPREFGYCVFGKVTDGMDVVDQIKSVDTQSQGPYQDLPVKPVKIVKAKTVSAI is encoded by the coding sequence ATGCAAAGAATCTCATATTTGCTGGCAATTGCCATCGTTACAGCTTCTGCATTTATTTTATTTTCAAACAAGGAACTTCATTCAATGGATATATCTTCCGATACAGAAACGAAAACAGTTAAACTTCAAACATCCTTAGGAGACATTACACTGGAACTTTATCCGGACAAGGCGCCAGTTACAGTGAAAAATTTCCTTCAATATGTGGATTCCGGCCATTATGATGGAACCATTTTCCATCGCGTCATCGACGGGTTCATGATCCAAGGAGGAGGGTATACCGAAAACCTGACTCAAAAGCCGACAAAAGAGCCTATCGCCAATGAAGCGAACAATGGATTAAAAAATAAGAGAGGGACGATCGCTATGGCAAGGACAAATGTTGTCGACAGTGCTACCTCACAATTCTTTATCAATGTCGTAGATAATTCTTTTCTCGATTTCAAAGGGGAAAACCCTCGTGAATTCGGTTACTGCGTCTTTGGAAAAGTGACTGATGGAATGGACGTGGTGGATCAGATCAAATCCGTGGACACCCAGTCCCAAGGACCTTACCAAGACCTTCCGGTGAAGCCTGTTAAGATTGTTAAAGCAAAAACAGTGTCTGCTATTTAA
- the ribD gene encoding bifunctional diaminohydroxyphosphoribosylaminopyrimidine deaminase/5-amino-6-(5-phosphoribosylamino)uracil reductase RibD, producing the protein MDDRRWMEMAIAEGLKGRLDAPPNPWVGCILVKNGQIVGLGHHPECGLPHAEVYALREAGQNARGATAYVTLEPCVHTGRTLPCIHALIEAGVARVVVGVEDPDPKVSGSGIAALKIAGIKVTVGVEREAVELSLAPYLHHRRTGRPFVIAKTALSIDGRAAASDKTSQWISCEAARRDAHEMRAESQAILIGAGTAVKDSPQLTVRQVNKLPKKQPLRVLLDPNGKVPHDSPLYDLDLAPTLVFSEKMEPEKILSILGEKGVIQLLIEGGPTTITQFLQQHLIDRLIVYTGPCLLGSDGLPGFGSMGICSMENALRLHLLESSAIGNSVKSVYAHTFQ; encoded by the coding sequence ATGGATGACCGTCGTTGGATGGAGATGGCAATTGCAGAAGGGCTGAAAGGAAGGCTTGACGCTCCTCCAAATCCTTGGGTAGGTTGTATTCTTGTAAAAAATGGACAAATCGTTGGCCTCGGACACCATCCGGAATGCGGCTTGCCGCACGCGGAGGTTTACGCTCTGAGGGAGGCTGGACAAAATGCTCGAGGAGCGACAGCTTATGTGACGCTTGAACCGTGCGTGCATACAGGACGTACGCTTCCTTGCATTCATGCACTGATTGAGGCTGGTGTTGCGCGTGTCGTGGTTGGAGTGGAAGATCCAGATCCAAAAGTGTCCGGTTCAGGAATTGCGGCTCTTAAAATTGCAGGAATAAAGGTTACTGTTGGAGTTGAACGGGAAGCAGTAGAGCTAAGCTTGGCCCCTTATTTACACCATCGAAGAACTGGAAGACCGTTTGTGATTGCGAAAACAGCGCTTTCCATCGATGGACGAGCAGCTGCAAGCGACAAAACCTCGCAATGGATCTCGTGCGAAGCAGCAAGACGCGATGCTCACGAGATGAGAGCCGAGTCGCAGGCGATTCTGATAGGTGCTGGAACAGCAGTTAAAGATTCTCCTCAATTAACTGTGCGTCAAGTGAATAAGCTTCCAAAGAAACAGCCGCTGCGGGTGCTTCTCGACCCCAATGGAAAAGTTCCGCATGACTCCCCTCTCTATGATCTTGATTTAGCTCCGACTCTTGTTTTTTCAGAGAAAATGGAGCCGGAGAAAATTTTATCGATCCTGGGAGAAAAAGGAGTTATTCAACTCCTGATCGAGGGAGGGCCGACGACAATCACTCAATTTTTGCAACAACATCTTATTGACCGTTTGATCGTCTACACCGGCCCTTGCTTGCTTGGCTCTGATGGACTGCCGGGGTTTGGTTCAATGGGAATTTGCTCGATGGAAAACGCTTTAAGATTGCACCTTTTGGAAAGTTCCGCTATTGGAAATAGCGTTAAGTCAGTATACGCTCATACGTTCCAATGA
- a CDS encoding DUF4019 domain-containing protein: MKTKCAAMFCFLIAVFQLSAFEAVNQPSLDAAKQWLELVDKEDYSKSWQTGSLTFKLTISEQHWNQLMKAIREPLGSVISREPLEQRPAANPKGLPLGEYMVVFFKTQFQKKENAHELVTLVQESDGNWRVLTYQVQ, encoded by the coding sequence ATGAAGACTAAATGCGCCGCAATGTTCTGCTTTCTTATTGCTGTTTTTCAACTGTCTGCGTTCGAAGCTGTCAATCAACCAAGTTTAGATGCTGCAAAGCAATGGTTGGAGCTTGTAGATAAAGAAGATTATTCCAAAAGCTGGCAGACAGGTTCTCTAACATTCAAACTGACCATTTCTGAACAGCACTGGAATCAGTTAATGAAAGCCATTAGAGAACCGCTGGGATCTGTCATCTCTCGAGAACCGTTAGAGCAAAGGCCGGCTGCCAACCCTAAAGGGCTTCCTTTAGGAGAATACATGGTCGTGTTTTTCAAAACGCAATTTCAGAAAAAAGAGAATGCGCATGAACTCGTCACTCTTGTGCAAGAAAGCGATGGAAACTGGAGAGTGCTTACTTATCAAGTGCAGTAG
- a CDS encoding dienelactone hydrolase family protein has protein sequence MRSEIVDYFCDETGLKGQVYYREDIAKKKPAVLVAHAWKGRDQFALDKAKMLAEMGYVGFAADLYGEGKVVESNEEAFELMLPLFLDRKLLRNRITAAYRAVSEHDQVDPQKIGAIGFCFGGATVLELIRSGVDLQGVVSFHGLLGMTLGEQKAEMAPTAEKLFGSLLILHGYQDPMVSREDVVNIQKEFSAKGIDWQMHTYGNASHAFTNPDANEPESGLIYDSIAEKRAMQSMKNFFSEVFV, from the coding sequence ATGAGATCCGAAATTGTTGATTACTTTTGTGATGAGACAGGGTTGAAAGGACAAGTCTATTACAGAGAGGATATAGCGAAAAAAAAACCTGCTGTTTTGGTTGCTCATGCTTGGAAAGGACGCGATCAGTTCGCTCTCGACAAAGCAAAAATGCTTGCGGAAATGGGGTATGTTGGTTTTGCTGCCGATCTTTATGGAGAAGGAAAGGTCGTGGAGAGCAATGAAGAAGCTTTTGAATTGATGCTTCCCCTTTTTCTGGATCGCAAGCTTTTGCGTAATCGAATCACAGCAGCTTATCGTGCCGTTTCAGAGCACGATCAGGTAGATCCGCAAAAGATAGGGGCTATTGGTTTTTGTTTTGGCGGAGCCACTGTTCTTGAGTTGATCCGTTCGGGCGTCGATCTTCAGGGCGTTGTCAGCTTCCACGGCCTTTTAGGAATGACGCTTGGCGAGCAAAAAGCGGAAATGGCTCCAACAGCTGAAAAGCTGTTTGGAAGCTTGCTTATTCTTCATGGATATCAAGATCCGATGGTTAGCAGGGAAGATGTTGTCAATATTCAAAAAGAGTTTAGTGCAAAAGGGATCGATTGGCAAATGCATACTTATGGCAATGCTTCGCATGCCTTTACAAATCCTGATGCAAATGAACCGGAAAGCGGACTGATTTATGACTCAATCGCTGAGAAAAGAGCCATGCAGTCAATGAAAAATTTTTTCAGTGAGGTTTTTGTATGA
- a CDS encoding mechanosensitive ion channel domain-containing protein, protein MRFLVLAILVFAQLLNAQEAENASTPDPSLLTPKWWDVFVGEKAIVQQRSAELLNHLNPIPEDLSGPHQEEARNLIDSIKVNLQAWINIFDQPLPLSKPATTFKDFYTISQFRQLYSRLQKQQIDLESKKKEIFGLQQQLNTNRERLDAAWQGYQFALDRSQEKILFGLKILKFRPAVEVGKKKIQLVNQAIKIEEQQIKNDKEEIQTAKNRLISTHADWMNALNQLEILKRVWDDSKQERQRQEILYAEEHSEDPNEKDEAKNSLLTVNLINAFLKEMLAHFNYLRMEIIGKLSQLLEDPESVDIHELDVSLKHWKTQTRTFQLQLDDWKTQTERILQSASQVLTLEEINSPIGTTQLNEVIQKAQGILLEIQKIRSEFDETNFLLNTLDEKSIFLRGEGEQWFKVFIDFVSTLWQSANSQLSKTLFYIGTHPVSVITMIEFVMIMVATWWFSRVVTGTINTFSKRRKGIRKALIYSLNRLIHYFLLIIGGLIGLSWIGFDFSSFILIAGALGVGLGFGLQNIFNNFMSGIIILFQGHLKVGDYIELDSGLRGEIREINVTSTVVTTNDGIEVIIPNSEMVSNRIVNWTLRDPYRRVHVPFSVPFGSDVDKVTKIIVEAAKKVPSTLQRIGVREPQIFLVQLGDNGIQMELVVWVDEKWTRRNRNTQSQYLFAIEKALRENGINIPLPQRDIHLRTTALDK, encoded by the coding sequence ATGCGTTTTTTGGTTCTTGCCATCCTTGTTTTTGCACAGCTATTAAATGCTCAAGAAGCGGAAAATGCGTCGACCCCTGATCCATCTCTCTTAACTCCCAAATGGTGGGACGTTTTTGTCGGTGAGAAAGCGATCGTTCAACAGCGATCCGCTGAATTGCTCAATCACCTAAATCCCATCCCGGAGGATCTTTCAGGGCCTCATCAAGAAGAAGCGCGCAACCTGATCGACAGCATTAAGGTGAATCTGCAAGCTTGGATCAATATATTCGATCAACCTCTTCCTCTTTCCAAACCAGCGACGACGTTTAAAGATTTCTATACAATTAGTCAATTTCGGCAACTCTATAGCCGTTTGCAGAAACAGCAGATCGATTTGGAATCGAAGAAAAAAGAGATCTTCGGACTTCAGCAACAATTGAACACAAATCGAGAAAGGCTTGATGCAGCTTGGCAAGGCTACCAGTTTGCTCTGGACAGATCGCAGGAAAAAATTCTTTTTGGTTTAAAAATTTTAAAATTTCGCCCAGCTGTCGAAGTTGGGAAAAAAAAGATTCAGTTGGTAAACCAAGCGATTAAGATCGAAGAACAGCAGATTAAAAATGACAAAGAAGAGATTCAAACGGCTAAAAATCGCCTGATCAGCACACATGCAGATTGGATGAACGCTTTAAATCAACTAGAAATCTTGAAGCGAGTTTGGGATGACAGCAAACAAGAACGACAGCGTCAAGAGATCTTATATGCTGAAGAACATTCTGAGGATCCTAATGAAAAAGATGAAGCAAAGAATAGTCTTTTGACGGTTAACTTAATCAATGCGTTTCTTAAAGAAATGCTCGCGCACTTTAACTATCTCAGAATGGAAATAATCGGTAAATTATCTCAGCTTTTGGAAGATCCTGAGTCGGTTGATATTCATGAACTCGATGTTTCGCTTAAACACTGGAAAACGCAGACAAGGACATTCCAACTCCAGCTTGACGATTGGAAAACCCAAACGGAAAGAATTCTGCAGAGTGCATCACAAGTCCTAACTCTAGAGGAAATCAACTCCCCTATCGGTACAACTCAGCTCAATGAGGTTATCCAAAAAGCCCAAGGCATTTTGCTTGAAATTCAAAAAATAAGAAGCGAGTTCGATGAAACAAATTTTCTTCTTAATACACTAGATGAAAAAAGTATTTTTCTTCGAGGAGAGGGTGAACAGTGGTTTAAAGTCTTCATCGATTTTGTTTCAACATTGTGGCAGAGCGCAAACAGTCAATTGAGCAAAACGCTCTTTTATATCGGCACTCATCCGGTTTCTGTCATCACAATGATTGAATTTGTCATGATTATGGTTGCCACTTGGTGGTTCTCTCGCGTGGTGACTGGAACGATTAATACGTTTTCCAAAAGACGCAAAGGGATCAGAAAAGCGTTAATTTATAGCCTGAACAGGCTGATCCATTATTTTCTTCTAATTATTGGAGGCCTGATTGGACTAAGCTGGATAGGATTTGACTTTTCCAGTTTTATTCTTATTGCAGGAGCTCTCGGTGTCGGTCTCGGGTTTGGCTTGCAGAATATTTTCAACAACTTCATGTCCGGAATTATTATTCTTTTTCAAGGGCATTTAAAAGTTGGCGACTATATTGAATTGGACAGCGGATTAAGAGGGGAAATTCGAGAAATTAACGTGACAAGCACTGTCGTTACGACAAACGATGGAATTGAAGTGATTATTCCAAATTCGGAAATGGTGAGCAATCGCATCGTCAATTGGACTCTGCGTGATCCTTACAGAAGAGTTCATGTTCCATTTTCTGTTCCTTTCGGCTCCGATGTTGACAAGGTGACAAAAATCATCGTTGAGGCAGCAAAAAAAGTGCCAAGCACGTTACAGAGAATCGGTGTTAGAGAGCCGCAGATATTTCTTGTACAATTAGGCGATAACGGCATTCAGATGGAGCTTGTCGTTTGGGTAGACGAGAAATGGACCCGCAGAAACAGAAACACGCAATCCCAATACTTGTTCGCAATTGAGAAAGCGCTTAGAGAAAATGGGATCAACATTCCTCTTCCCCAAAGAGATATTCATCTGCGAACTACTGCACTTGATAAGTAA
- the acs gene encoding acetate--CoA ligase, which produces MIDILQKQIDSFMKNMQDSPSLMHLMEEERKFLASNQFKKNAFISSEAQYRKMYRESIENSEAFWLNQAESLEWFAFPSKACSHEWNSDKRRIKHTWFEDGKINVAVNCLDRHLSGARADKAAIIWQGDDDHEAEKISYRKLHQRVCQFSNVLKAHGIEKGDRVCIYLPMIPELAVAMLACARIGAIHSIVFGGFSAESLSHRMQDCSCKILITSNVSIRGGKTISLKKIADEALLQSDSVKSVIVVKRTDAPCEMLEGRDRFWDEEMQNASVECPPAVLNAEDPLFILYTSGSTGKPKGVVHTQAGYLLQASLTHQYFFDLKEEDVYWCTADVGWVTGHSYVIYGPLANGATTLMFEGLPTSPDSGRYWQVVDKYGVSLFYTAPTAIRALIASGNEHPRKYSLDSLRLLGTVGEPINPEAWMWYYEEIGKKNCPVVDTWWQTETGGIMIAPMPGVQAMKPGSACRPFFGVDPVILKEDGSECSVDEGGSLCIRRPWPGMMRTAWGDHDCFIDTYFMHFQNLYFTGDGCRIDPDGDYWFLGRIDDVVNISGHRIGTAEVESALVSHLSVAEAAVVGCPHPIKGQCLFAFVTLVDSAEENEEMIENLRFHVREEIGPIAIPQYFQLTKALPKTRSGKIMRRILRKIAEQDLGQLGDISTLADPDVVKKLLDGKRYG; this is translated from the coding sequence ATGATCGATATACTTCAAAAACAGATAGACAGCTTCATGAAAAATATGCAAGACAGCCCCTCTTTGATGCATTTAATGGAAGAAGAACGCAAATTCTTAGCTTCCAATCAGTTCAAAAAAAATGCTTTCATTTCAAGTGAAGCACAGTACAGAAAGATGTATCGCGAATCGATTGAAAACTCTGAAGCGTTTTGGCTGAATCAAGCAGAGTCGCTTGAATGGTTTGCCTTTCCATCGAAGGCTTGCAGCCATGAATGGAACTCTGATAAAAGACGTATCAAACACACATGGTTTGAAGATGGAAAAATTAATGTGGCCGTTAATTGCCTGGACAGGCATCTATCAGGTGCTCGTGCGGATAAGGCTGCGATCATTTGGCAAGGAGATGACGATCATGAAGCTGAAAAAATCTCATATCGAAAGCTTCATCAAAGGGTGTGTCAATTTTCTAATGTGCTAAAAGCACATGGAATAGAAAAAGGCGATCGGGTTTGCATCTATCTTCCGATGATCCCGGAATTGGCAGTGGCAATGCTTGCCTGCGCTCGGATTGGGGCAATCCATTCTATTGTTTTTGGAGGATTTAGTGCAGAATCTCTTTCTCATCGGATGCAGGATTGCAGCTGCAAAATACTCATTACATCAAATGTTTCAATCAGAGGCGGTAAAACAATTTCTCTGAAAAAAATTGCAGATGAGGCGCTGCTCCAATCAGATTCTGTGAAGTCTGTGATCGTTGTCAAACGCACCGATGCTCCATGTGAAATGTTGGAAGGACGGGACCGCTTTTGGGACGAGGAAATGCAAAACGCCTCTGTTGAATGCCCTCCTGCTGTTTTGAATGCTGAAGACCCGCTGTTTATTCTCTACACTTCCGGTTCAACAGGAAAACCCAAAGGCGTTGTGCATACGCAGGCGGGTTATCTGTTGCAGGCTTCCTTGACGCATCAATATTTCTTTGATCTCAAAGAAGAAGATGTTTACTGGTGCACGGCAGATGTGGGCTGGGTTACAGGCCATAGCTATGTGATCTACGGACCGCTTGCAAATGGCGCAACAACTTTAATGTTTGAAGGTTTGCCTACCTCTCCTGATTCCGGAAGATATTGGCAAGTTGTTGATAAATATGGTGTTTCCCTTTTTTACACAGCGCCAACGGCGATTCGGGCATTGATTGCTTCCGGCAATGAACATCCGAGGAAATATTCACTTGACTCTCTTCGATTGTTAGGGACTGTTGGCGAACCGATCAATCCTGAAGCCTGGATGTGGTATTATGAGGAAATTGGAAAGAAAAATTGTCCGGTTGTGGATACTTGGTGGCAGACTGAAACCGGGGGAATCATGATCGCTCCGATGCCGGGGGTGCAGGCAATGAAGCCGGGAAGTGCTTGCAGACCGTTTTTTGGAGTGGATCCGGTGATTTTAAAAGAGGATGGATCAGAGTGCTCAGTTGATGAAGGAGGCTCTCTTTGCATCAGGCGCCCTTGGCCGGGAATGATGCGCACTGCCTGGGGCGATCACGATTGTTTCATTGACACATATTTCATGCATTTCCAGAACCTTTATTTTACTGGAGACGGATGTCGGATAGATCCGGACGGCGATTACTGGTTCCTTGGGAGGATTGATGATGTTGTCAATATTTCGGGCCATCGGATTGGTACTGCTGAAGTTGAGAGCGCTCTTGTCAGTCATCTAAGTGTTGCAGAGGCTGCCGTGGTCGGCTGCCCCCACCCTATCAAAGGACAGTGCTTATTTGCTTTCGTGACTTTGGTTGACTCTGCTGAAGAAAACGAAGAGATGATTGAAAATCTTCGCTTTCACGTTAGAGAAGAAATTGGTCCGATCGCTATTCCCCAATATTTTCAATTGACAAAAGCACTTCCTAAAACGCGTTCAGGTAAAATCATGAGGCGGATTTTACGCAAAATTGCAGAGCAAGATCTCGGCCAATTGGGTGATATCAGTACACTAGCTGATCCTGATGTTGTCAAAAAGCTTTTAGATGGGAAGCGGTATGGATGA
- a CDS encoding class I SAM-dependent methyltransferase: MKQLVNVGKSRLKKMLPVDTALFLFQFFKHPNDIGALAPSSKALAESMTRFVRSDALAPRRYLEVGAGTGAFTKTIAGKLGDQDQLDIVEINSRFCSRLEEKYADNPNIRIYQTSVLDWEPESQYDVIVSSLPFNAFPSDFVKQIFDHYRKISKHGGIVTYCEYMALPGIRKLFISPKSRRALQATLDMTNLFEKEYEIQTDKVFANFPPALVHHCKISSRGD; this comes from the coding sequence ATGAAACAGCTTGTTAATGTGGGAAAATCCCGCCTAAAGAAAATGCTTCCGGTCGATACAGCTCTTTTTCTTTTTCAATTTTTTAAACATCCCAATGATATCGGAGCACTTGCGCCAAGCTCGAAAGCCTTAGCGGAATCGATGACTCGCTTTGTTAGATCCGATGCGCTAGCTCCCAGAAGATATTTGGAAGTCGGAGCGGGAACAGGAGCATTTACCAAAACGATCGCTGGAAAATTAGGTGATCAAGATCAACTGGACATCGTTGAGATCAATTCCAGGTTTTGTTCTCGATTGGAAGAGAAATATGCAGATAATCCGAATATACGCATCTATCAAACGTCGGTATTAGATTGGGAGCCTGAAAGTCAGTATGACGTTATTGTCTCTTCTCTTCCTTTCAATGCTTTTCCGTCAGATTTCGTAAAGCAGATATTTGATCACTATCGGAAAATTTCTAAGCATGGCGGTATTGTCACTTATTGCGAATACATGGCCCTTCCTGGAATACGAAAATTATTTATCTCGCCAAAATCGCGTCGAGCTTTGCAAGCAACTTTGGATATGACCAATCTCTTTGAAAAAGAATACGAGATTCAGACTGATAAGGTGTTTGCCAATTTTCCGCCAGCTCTTGTTCATCATTGCAAAATATCTAGTAGAGGGGACTAG
- a CDS encoding TMEM14 family protein, whose amino-acid sequence MKFTGILVIIYSLLVLSGGLIGYLMADSLPSLISGVAFGAALFTCGMGILRANVTALLISVALSGVLAVFFAYRYWLSMKLMPAGMMAIISSLIFLLLITTRARR is encoded by the coding sequence ATGAAATTTACCGGAATCCTTGTGATCATCTACAGTCTGCTAGTCCTGTCAGGAGGTTTGATTGGTTATTTGATGGCAGATAGCCTTCCTTCGCTAATTTCAGGGGTGGCATTTGGAGCTGCGTTATTTACTTGCGGCATGGGAATTTTAAGAGCTAATGTCACAGCACTTCTTATCTCTGTTGCTCTCAGTGGTGTTTTAGCGGTATTTTTTGCCTACCGTTATTGGTTGTCTATGAAGTTGATGCCTGCTGGAATGATGGCGATCATCAGCAGTTTAATTTTTCTTCTTTTGATCACTACGCGAGCTAGGAGATAA